The following coding sequences lie in one Epinephelus lanceolatus isolate andai-2023 chromosome 24, ASM4190304v1, whole genome shotgun sequence genomic window:
- the hsf2bp gene encoding heat shock factor 2-binding protein, with translation MTASLGEKSLPLSHGANMKASQQDDFVRVRKRDLEKLTTEVMQLREFLPRVLKADLIEMLHKARAAQTMKEQLVQEQEKLQQECLHLQSRLDAAQTECQKEREEKLLLREQLWQSDAELQQQVDFCSGLGSAAGGLLWSCSASEDAVTRWLADGKLQAFLAVAAHTLESFVRSLDEEAKTQTEDHTSQEHQFVLALAGTITNIAAVTCGRDFLSSSAHVLLDTLVKLLELMKPGVFPKLKVLMLMALYNVSISVKGLKWLSENPGLLPLIWTLLNDGDWEVSLHSLRLLQSVLLEEEVLLLLGPSLLDPDLQALVNRLTSSAQPGLRLAAQQTLEDLQTLQQGRDVNSNL, from the exons ATGACAGCATCATTAGGAGAGAAATCTCTGCCTCTGAGTCATGGTGCAAACATGAAGGCAAGCCAACAG gATGACTTTGTCAGAGTGAGGAAGAGAGACCTGGAGAAGTTAACCACAGAGGTCATGCAGCTGAGGGAGTTCCTGCCCAGAGTGCTGAAGGCGGACCTGATTGAAATGCTGCATAAAGCTCGTGCAGCTCAGACAA tgaagGAGCAGCTTGTGCAGGAGCAGGAGAAGTTGCAACAGGAGTGTCTGCACCTTCAGTCCCGGCTGGATGCAGCTCAGACTGAGtgtcagaaagagagagag gagaagCTGCTGCTACGCGAGCAGCTGTGGCAGAGCGacgcagagctgcagcagcaggtggACTTCTGCTCCGGTCTGGGATCGGCAGCCGGCGGTCTGCTGTGGAGCTGCTCTGCCAGCGAGGACGCGGTCACACGCTGGCTGGCTGAT gggaaGCTGCAGGCCTTCCTGGCCGTCGCTGCTCATACTCTGGAGAGCTTCGTCAGGTCTCTGGATGAGGAGGCCAAAACTCAAACCGAGGACCACACCTCTCAGGAGCACCAGTTCGTGCTGGCGCTGGCTGGAACCATCACCA ACATAGCAGCAGTAACCTGTGGCCGGGACTTCCTTTCCAGCTCGGCGCACGTCCTCCTGGACACTCTGGTGAAGCTTTTGGAGCTGATGAAGCCCGGCGTCTTCCCCAAACTGAAAGT GTTGATGCTGATGGCTCTGTATAATGTCAGCATCAGTGTTAAAGGACTGAAGTGGCTCAGTGAGAACCCAGGACTCCTGCCTCTCATCTGGACCCTGCTGAATG ATGGAGACTGGGAGGTGTCTCTCCACTCTCTGCGTCTCCTGCAGTCAGTGttgctggaggaggaggtgctgcTCCTGCTGGGCCCTTCTCTGCTGGATCCAGACCTCCAGGCTCTCGTCAATCGTCTCACCTCCAGCGCTCAGCCCGGCCTGAGACTGGCTGCCCAGCAGACCCTGGAGGACCTGCAGACCCTCCAACAG gGTCGGGATGTAAACAGCAACCTCTGA
- the ankrd10a gene encoding ankyrin repeat domain-containing protein 10a — MAVSHRAGRLQSGFCDSPAALIILPTLPLCLNRVSVLGGTGNLQKNASVRHIHTSLMSEGLEPDFSGDEAFKGRFPIHRACRDGDVGALVSLLQQPSNRAHLTTEDSCYGWTPLHWAAHYGQLECVVHLVQMGCEVNTVTSRFNQTPTHTAAFGGHPHCVVWLTQAGADVNRQDFVGEAPIHKAARSGSLECIQVLLIAGAKPQLRNASGQTAADLAHAHGFLDCFCLISKTKKHLQQCGGLHVNGVQNGNGAPCGQGLLGRKRLLAAVDAGHMKKARGPDNVLEQMQSSEGEELESMNMELNSDDDTKAITNGHHHTLPYTDQPPKRIPSPPSPPANQQVAAAPAQHSSADMCGSLHLTGSPSSCVSHRPAWRGLMGADSGDFLHYGHFHGFGDTAEELSDGQAEHRYKIQLYHES, encoded by the exons ATGGCTGTCAGTCACAGAGCCGGCAGACTCCAGTCCGGGTTTTGTGACTCTCCAGCCGCTCTAATAATCTTACCTACTCTTCCTTTGTGTTTGAACCGTGTCAGTGTGCTCGGTGGGACCGGGAACCTGCAGAAAAACGCCTCAGTCCGCCACATTCATACTTCACTAATGTCTGAGGGACTAGAACCGGACTTCTCCGGGGATGAGGCGTTCAAGGGCCGGTTTCCCATCCACCGAGCCTGCCGGGATGGAGATGTTGGAGCTCTGGTGTCGCTGTTACAGCAGCCCTCTAACCGGGCTCATCTGACCACCGAGGACTCCTGCTACGGATGGACCCCCTTACACTGGGCTGCTCACTATGGACAG CTGGAGTGTGTGGTGCACCTGGTGCAGATGGGTTGTGAGGTGAACACGGTGACCAGCCGCTTCAACCAGACgccaacacacaccgccgcgtTTGGAGGACATCCTCACTGTGTGGTGTGGCTGACTCAGGCTGGAGCTGACGTCAACAGGCAG GATTTTGTAGGTGAGGCTCCCATCCACAAGGCGGCTCGTTCAGGTAGCTTGGAGTGTATCCAGGTCCTGTTGATAGCAGGTGCTAAACCACA GTTAAGGAACGCCAGTGGGCAGACGGCAGCGGACCTGGCCCACGCGCACGGCTTCCTCGACTGCTTCTGCCTCATCTCCAAAACCAAGAAGCACCTGCAGCAGTGCGGCGGGCTCCACGTGAACGGGGTGCAGAATGGGAACGGCGCCCCGTGTGGTCAGGGTTTGCTCGGCAGGAAGAGGCTGCTAGCAGCCGTGGATGCCGGGCACATGAAGAAAGCCAGGGGACCTGATA ATGTACTGGAGCAGATGCAGAGCAGCGAAGGAGAGGAGCTGGAGAGCATGAACATGGAGCTCAACTCAG ATGACGACACCAAAGCGATCACCAACGGCCATCATCACACGCTGCCTTACACCGACCAGCCACCCAAAAGGATCCCCTCGCCACCATCCCCTCCAGccaaccagcaggtggcagcggCGCCTGCTCAGCACTCCTCTGCCGACATGTGTGGCTCTCTGCACCTGACTGGCAGCCCCAGCAGCTGCGTGTCCCACCGGCCGGCCTGGCGCGGGCTGATGGGAGCAGACAGCGGGGACTTCCTGCATTACGGACACTTCCACGGCTTCGGGGACACGGCGGAGGAGCTGAGCGACGGCCAGGCCGAGCACAGATACAAGATCCAGCTGTACCACGAGTCATAA
- the ddx4 gene encoding putative ATP-dependent RNA helicase DDX4, giving the protein MDEWDEEGTTTCTIAPTSQGDTWNTGGGEFSRGRGGRGRGRQGGFKSSFSSGGDENGNDQDTWNHAGGDRGGFRGRGGRRGRGRGFGGMDGSEFSGDDNGVCENGFRGGSRGGRGARGFRQGGDQGGRGGFGGGYRGKDEEVFAKGDDRDPEKDAGDGDKPKVTYIPPSLPEDEDSIFAHYESGINFDKYDDIMVDVSGTNPPQAIMTFDEAALCESLRKNIKKSGYVKPTPVQKYGIPIISAGRDLMACAQTGSGKTAAFLLPILQQLMADGVAASSFSELQEPETIIVAPTRELINQIFLEARKFAFGTCVRPVVVYGGVSTGHQIREICRGCNVVCGTPGRLLDVIGRGKIGLSKLRYLVLDEADRMLDMGFEPDMRRLVGSPGMPPKESRQTLMFSATYPEDIQRMAADFLKTDYLFLAVGIVGGACSDVEQSFVQVTKFSKREQLLDLLKTTGTERTMVFVETKRQADFIATYLCQEKVPTTSIHGDREQREREQALADFRSGKCPVLVATSVAARGLDIPDVQHVVNFDLPNNIDEYVHRIGRTGRCGNTGRAVSFYDPDNDNQLARSLVTILSKAQQEVPAWLEESVFSGGGGGLGFNAPRKSFASTDSRKGGFFQDNSVKSPPAAQTANDDEEWE; this is encoded by the exons ATGGACGAGTGGGACGAAGAG GGAACTACCACTTGTACTATTGCACCAACCAGCCAAGGAGATACCTGGAACACTGGTGGTGGAGAATTTAGCAGGG gTCGTGGTggaagaggcagaggcagaCAGGGAGGATTTAAAAGCTCGTTCTCCTCAG GTGGTGATGAGAACGGGAACG ATCAGGACACTTGGAACCAtgcaggaggagacagaggtggtttcagagggagaggaggacgCAGAG GGCGCGGCAGAGGATTTGGCGGgatggatggcagtgaattcAGTG GAGATGATAATGGAGTGTGTGAAAATG GGTTTAGAGGAGGAAGCCGAGGAGGAAGAGGCGCCAGAGGTTTCAGACAAG GTGGTGACCAGGGTGGCAGAGGAGGCTTTGGAGGAG GCTACCGTGGGAAAGATGAGGAGGTCTTTGCTAAAG GGGATGACAGAGATCCAGAGAAGGATGCAGGCGATGGTGACA AGCCAAAGGTCACGTATATTCCCCCGTCCCTTCCCGAGGACGAAGACTCCATTTTCGCCCACTACGAGTCAGGCATCAACTTCGACAagtatgatgacatcatggtggaCGTCAGTGGAACCAACCCACCACAGGCCATCATG ACTTTTGACGAGGCAGCATTGTGCGAGTCCCTGAGAAAAAACATCAAGAAGTCTGGTTACGTGAAGCCGACCCCTGTGCAGAAGTACGGCATCCCCATCATCTCTGCCGGCAGAGATCTCATGGCCTGTGCCCAGACTGGATCTGGTAAAACG GCTGCGTTCCTGCTCCCCATTCTGCAGCAGCTGATGGCAGACGGTGTGGCAGCCAGTAGCTTCAGCGAGCTGCAGGAGCCTGAGACCATCATCGTGGCCCCGACCAGAGAGCTCATCAACCAGATCTTCCTGGAGGCCAGGAAGTTTGCCTTTGG GACATGTGTGCGTCCAGTCGTGGTGTATGGTGGAGTCAGCACTGGACACCAGATCAGAGAGATCTGCAGGGGCTGCAATGTGGTGTGTGGAACACCAGGGAGGCTGTTGGATGTGATCGGACGAGGAAAG ATTGGGTTGAGTAAGCTGCGTTACTTGGTGCTGGACGAGGCAGACCGGATGCTGGATATGGGCTTTGAACCTGACATGCGCCGTCTGGTGGGCTCCCCTGGAATGCCACCCAAAGAGAGCCGCCAGACTCTGATGTTCAGCGCCACCTACCCCGAGGACATCCAGAG GATGGCCGCCGACTTCCTCAAGACTGACTATTTGTTCTTGGCTGTGGGTATTGTGGGCGGAGCCTGCAGTGACGTGGAGCAGTCATTTGTGCAAGTCACCAAGTTCTCCAAGAGAGAGCAGCTCCTCGACCTCCTCAAGACCACTG GAACGGAGCGCACCATGGTGTTTGTGGAGACCAAGAGACAAGCTGATTTCATCGCCACTTATTTGTGCCAGGAGAAGGTTCCAACTACGAGCATCCACGG GGACCGTGAGCAGCGGGAGAGAGAGCAGGCTCTGGCTGACTTCCGCTCCGGCAAATGTCCCGTCCTGGTGGCAACTTCTGTCGCTGCCCGCGGTCTGGATATTCCCGACGTACAGCACGTGGTGAACTTTGACCTCCCCAACAACATCGACGAGTACGTCCACCGTATTGGGAGAACTGGCCGCTGTGGGAACACTGGGAGGGCAGTGTCTTTCTACGACCCAGATAATGATAACCAGTTGGCCCGCTCTCTGGTCACGATCCTGTCCAAG GCTCAACAGGAAGTGCCCGCGTGGTTAGAGGAGTCAGTGTTCAGCGGCGGAGGTGGAGGCTTAGGCTTCAACGCCCCCAGGAAGAGCTTTGCCTCCACAGACTCCAGGAAG GGAGGATTTTTCCAGGACAACAGTGTGAAGAGTCCTCCGGCTGCTCAGACGGCTAACGATGATGAAGAGTGGGAATAG
- the ccdc14 gene encoding uncharacterized protein ccdc14 isoform X2 translates to MKAAKSKVVTSGRLTGEGKGPPARRRVPPNPGPAAHPEPAYSLYSTDSEDQVTSLHKGLDRCAALLGGILQAENTEALPGVPRAVKGGAAKSRPSTSLGKKTIKKLPTKTVGRTHNTPDLKSRQPVQRGSGSTTPKTAHQFAAPAAHSGVKLHPSRKHPATPLRCHLPPSPGQTLQHLPTTATTPPPQPDSQAAPEAPHTHHEAECDGEEEDFVPVRDVNGHSSAADTHTAVSVMQLEPGQNQDSDSSAETEEVKVKTAQYLLGELKALITGQGSVAERLLSHLEHTVSSSLINVGGSNIQTKPQVSSLHSENTQLRRRVRILNQQLKEREKAERGQNMETLCHSEASTLQEELTNAQARLQELQDDLTELRKAFQGTQSQLTDREKENVLLKTDLEATRSKLLDSERQKTELAALAQQRLEEIGNLKRILQSQDPSSRRPVVDSSVSDTMPAKQDPAEPPTERITQFLLSLGELEPTHTEHVFVAAEREDDTLQELRDTLSHPDVRSQRGDKPHPDQSRCLDGVQSCGRRQEELSQCEVESVWSDWSMRSGSTFTSRDEAAFRDGLAALDASIASLQKTIQLDLGR, encoded by the exons ATGAAAGCAGCTAAAAGCAAG GTGGTGACATCAGGGAGGCTGACAGGAGAGGGCAAAGGGCCGCCAGCCAGGAGACG AGTTCCTCCAAATCCAGGACCAGCAGCCCACCCTGAGCCCGCCTACTCTCTGTACTCCACAGACTCCGAGGACCAG GTCACCTCGCTCCACAAGGGTCTGGACCGCTGTGCCGCCCTGCTCGGTGGCATCCTCCAGGCTGAGAACACAG aaGCCTTGCCAGGCGTTCCCAGAGCAGTGAAGGGTGGAGCAGCTAAATCAAGACCATCTACGTCACTGGGGAAGAAGACCATCAAGAAGCTACCTACAAAGACAG TGGGTCGCACGCACAACACGCCAGACCTGAAGAGCCGTCAGCCAGTCCAGCGTGGATCGGGCAGCACCACCCCAAAAACAGCTCATCAGtttgctgctccagctgcacaCTCAGGAGTGAAGCTCCATCCATCTCGCAAACATCCCGCCACCCCGCTGCGGTGTCACCTCCCTCCATCACCCGGCCAAACCCTGCAGCACCTCCCAACCACCGCCACCACCCCTCCACCTCAACCTGACAGCCAGGCTGCTCCTgaagctccacacacacaccatgaggCAGAGTGTGACGGAGAAGAGGAGGACTTTGTTCCTGTGAGAGACGTGAATGGCCACAGCAGTgccgcagacacacacacggccGTGTCAGTCATGCAGCTGGAGCCTGGACAGAACCAGGACTCAGACAGCAGTGCAGAGACGGAGGAAGTGAAAGTCAAGACAGCTCAGTATCTGCTGGGAGAACTCAAGGCTCTGATCACTGGACAAG gcagtgTAGCAGAGCGACTGCTCAGTCACCTGGAGCACACGGTGTCTTCATCACTGATAAATGTTGGTGGTTCGAACATCCAGACTAAACCACAGGTGTCGTCACTGCACAGCGAGAACACTCAGCTCcgcag gcgTGTGAGGATTCTGAACCAGCAGTTAAAGGAGCGGGAGAAAGCAGAGAGGGGACAGAACATGGAGACGCTGTGTCACTCAGAGG CGTCCACTCTGCAGGAAGAGCTCACGAACGCTCAGGCACGTCTGCAGGAGCTCCAGGATGACCTCACAGAGCTACGGAAAGCCTTTCAGGGCACACAGAGCCAGCTGacggacagagagaaagagaatgtgCTCCTCAAAACAG acctGGAGGCCACAAGAAGCAAGTTGTTGGACAGTGAACGACAGAAGACTGAGTTGGCTGCACTCGCCCAGCAAAGACTGGAAGAGATAGGAAACcttaaaag gattCTTCAGAGTCAGGATCCATCCAGTCGTCGTCCAGTTGTCGACAGCTCAGTGTCAGACACCATGCCAGCTAAACAGGATCCAGCAGAGCCGCCCACTGAACGCATCACCCAGTTCCTCCTGTCTCTGGGCGAGTTGGAgcccacacacactgagcatgtGTTTGTAGCCGCGGAGAGAGAAGACGACACACTACAGGAGCTGAGAGACACATTATCACATCCTGATGTCAGATCTCAGCGAGGTGACAAACCTCATCCCGACCAGTCACGTTGTCTGGATGGAGTCCAGTCCTGTGGGCGGCGGCAGGAGGAGCTGTCTCAGTGTGAGGTGGAGTCGGTGTGGTCTGATTGGAGCATGAGGTCAGGGTCAACCTTCACCAGCAGAGACGAGGCGGCGTTCAGAGACGGCCTGGCAGCTCTGGACGCCAGCATCGCCAGCCTGCAGAAGACTATTCAACTTGATCTGGGGAGGTGA
- the ccdc14 gene encoding uncharacterized protein ccdc14 isoform X1 has product MKAAKSKVVTSGRLTGEGKGPPARRRRVPPNPGPAAHPEPAYSLYSTDSEDQVTSLHKGLDRCAALLGGILQAENTEALPGVPRAVKGGAAKSRPSTSLGKKTIKKLPTKTVGRTHNTPDLKSRQPVQRGSGSTTPKTAHQFAAPAAHSGVKLHPSRKHPATPLRCHLPPSPGQTLQHLPTTATTPPPQPDSQAAPEAPHTHHEAECDGEEEDFVPVRDVNGHSSAADTHTAVSVMQLEPGQNQDSDSSAETEEVKVKTAQYLLGELKALITGQGSVAERLLSHLEHTVSSSLINVGGSNIQTKPQVSSLHSENTQLRRRVRILNQQLKEREKAERGQNMETLCHSEASTLQEELTNAQARLQELQDDLTELRKAFQGTQSQLTDREKENVLLKTDLEATRSKLLDSERQKTELAALAQQRLEEIGNLKRILQSQDPSSRRPVVDSSVSDTMPAKQDPAEPPTERITQFLLSLGELEPTHTEHVFVAAEREDDTLQELRDTLSHPDVRSQRGDKPHPDQSRCLDGVQSCGRRQEELSQCEVESVWSDWSMRSGSTFTSRDEAAFRDGLAALDASIASLQKTIQLDLGR; this is encoded by the exons ATGAAAGCAGCTAAAAGCAAG GTGGTGACATCAGGGAGGCTGACAGGAGAGGGCAAAGGGCCGCCAGCCAGGAGACG CAGAGTTCCTCCAAATCCAGGACCAGCAGCCCACCCTGAGCCCGCCTACTCTCTGTACTCCACAGACTCCGAGGACCAG GTCACCTCGCTCCACAAGGGTCTGGACCGCTGTGCCGCCCTGCTCGGTGGCATCCTCCAGGCTGAGAACACAG aaGCCTTGCCAGGCGTTCCCAGAGCAGTGAAGGGTGGAGCAGCTAAATCAAGACCATCTACGTCACTGGGGAAGAAGACCATCAAGAAGCTACCTACAAAGACAG TGGGTCGCACGCACAACACGCCAGACCTGAAGAGCCGTCAGCCAGTCCAGCGTGGATCGGGCAGCACCACCCCAAAAACAGCTCATCAGtttgctgctccagctgcacaCTCAGGAGTGAAGCTCCATCCATCTCGCAAACATCCCGCCACCCCGCTGCGGTGTCACCTCCCTCCATCACCCGGCCAAACCCTGCAGCACCTCCCAACCACCGCCACCACCCCTCCACCTCAACCTGACAGCCAGGCTGCTCCTgaagctccacacacacaccatgaggCAGAGTGTGACGGAGAAGAGGAGGACTTTGTTCCTGTGAGAGACGTGAATGGCCACAGCAGTgccgcagacacacacacggccGTGTCAGTCATGCAGCTGGAGCCTGGACAGAACCAGGACTCAGACAGCAGTGCAGAGACGGAGGAAGTGAAAGTCAAGACAGCTCAGTATCTGCTGGGAGAACTCAAGGCTCTGATCACTGGACAAG gcagtgTAGCAGAGCGACTGCTCAGTCACCTGGAGCACACGGTGTCTTCATCACTGATAAATGTTGGTGGTTCGAACATCCAGACTAAACCACAGGTGTCGTCACTGCACAGCGAGAACACTCAGCTCcgcag gcgTGTGAGGATTCTGAACCAGCAGTTAAAGGAGCGGGAGAAAGCAGAGAGGGGACAGAACATGGAGACGCTGTGTCACTCAGAGG CGTCCACTCTGCAGGAAGAGCTCACGAACGCTCAGGCACGTCTGCAGGAGCTCCAGGATGACCTCACAGAGCTACGGAAAGCCTTTCAGGGCACACAGAGCCAGCTGacggacagagagaaagagaatgtgCTCCTCAAAACAG acctGGAGGCCACAAGAAGCAAGTTGTTGGACAGTGAACGACAGAAGACTGAGTTGGCTGCACTCGCCCAGCAAAGACTGGAAGAGATAGGAAACcttaaaag gattCTTCAGAGTCAGGATCCATCCAGTCGTCGTCCAGTTGTCGACAGCTCAGTGTCAGACACCATGCCAGCTAAACAGGATCCAGCAGAGCCGCCCACTGAACGCATCACCCAGTTCCTCCTGTCTCTGGGCGAGTTGGAgcccacacacactgagcatgtGTTTGTAGCCGCGGAGAGAGAAGACGACACACTACAGGAGCTGAGAGACACATTATCACATCCTGATGTCAGATCTCAGCGAGGTGACAAACCTCATCCCGACCAGTCACGTTGTCTGGATGGAGTCCAGTCCTGTGGGCGGCGGCAGGAGGAGCTGTCTCAGTGTGAGGTGGAGTCGGTGTGGTCTGATTGGAGCATGAGGTCAGGGTCAACCTTCACCAGCAGAGACGAGGCGGCGTTCAGAGACGGCCTGGCAGCTCTGGACGCCAGCATCGCCAGCCTGCAGAAGACTATTCAACTTGATCTGGGGAGGTGA